GGTGGATTCCTTTGAACGGGAATTGATTGTGGCCGCACTGAAGCGCTCTCCGGGCAACATGTCCGCGGCGGCCCGGGGATTGGGCATTTCTCCGCGGGTGCTCCATTACAAGATGCACAGGCTGGGCCTGCAAAAGTTATGAAGGGCCTCCATCAGCTTTTATCCGCCGTTTCCCGGTCCTTTTACCTGAGCATGCGCTTTCTGCCCCGTGAGATGCGGCCCGGCGTGGCCGTGGGCTATTTGCTGGCGCGCGCCACGGATACGGTGGCGGATACGGTGGACATGGATTTGAAGGAACGGCTGGCTCTGCTGAAGATGATGGGCGCGGCTGTGGCGGGGGATGCCTCTCACGAGGCGGCCGCAACCTGTTTCGGCCGGCTGGGCGTGCTGTCTTCCGTGCAGAAGCACCGGGGGGAGGGGGAACTTTTGGCGCGCTTTCCCGAATGTCTGGCCCTGCTGGAAGCCCTGCCGCCGCGGGAGCAGATGCTGGTGCGGAACGTTCTGTCCACGATTGTGGAGGGACAGGCGTGGGACCTGGAATATTTTGCGGAGCATTCCTCCGTCACTTGTCCGGAACAATTGGAACATTACGCCTACATGGTGGCCGGATGCGTGGGCGAGTTCTGGACCAGGCTGGGCCTCCTTGTCCTTGGCGGCGCGTTCAGCACCCAGCCGGAAGAGGTGCTTTTGCGGTGGGGAGTCCATTACGGAATGGGGCTGCAGCTGGTGAACATTCTCCGCGACCGGGAGGAGGATTTCTCCCGCGGGAGAAGCTATCTGCCCGGAGACGATGCGGAACCGTGGCTGGAAAAGGCGGAGCTGTGGCTGAAGGAAGGCGTGTTTTATGCGGAGTCCCTGCATAACGGACGATTGCGTTTTTCCACGGTGCTTCCGGCGTGGCTGGGGCTGGATACGCTGGATTTGTTGAAACAGCGGGAAATTCCCTCTTCCAGAAAGGTGAAGGTTACGCGCGGCAGGGTGTATTCCCGGATGTGGAAGGCGTTTCTGTTTTCCTGGAAGGAAGCCCTGTAGTCCGGGAGGACTGCACGTCAGGGGGCCGCAGGCGAGGATGTGGCGGAAGGCGTGGGGGAAGACGGGGAAGAAGGAGTTTCCGACGGTTTGTCCGCAGCCGTTTTTCCGTCTTTTGCCGTGGTTTCCGGTTCCTTGCCGGAAGCGGAGGGAGAGGGAGAAGGCGCCGGGACGGGAGGCGGCTTGGGAGCAAGCAGGTCTTCCCACTGGTGGAGTTTGAAGGCGTCTCCCATGCCGCCTATGTCGTTGAGCAGTTCCCGGCATTTCGCCGTGAATTTTTCATAATCGGGCGGTCCGGCTTCCGGTTCCGCGGTGCCGGGGAAAATGAGGTAGCTCACCACCAGGTCGGAAACGGGGCGGCTGTAGGGGCCGGATTTGGGGTTGATTTCCCGGCTCAGGCGCAGGGAGCCTTCCCCCGTTTTGTACCTGGGGCCCGCGTCTCCCACCAGGGCCGGGTATAATTTGCCGTCCACGATGACGACGGCGTAGTCGCCGAATTGCGGGGAGAACGGGGAGGACTGGTTGACGACGCCCAGAGGGACCACAATGAAGGGATCGTATTCCGAGATTAGGAAGCTATACCTCTTCAGTTCCGCAATGACTCGTTCCGCATGGTCTATTTTGCTGCGCAGGGCGGCTTTTTCCGCGGTGGGGGCCTTGGCCAGGCTTGCCTTGTAGGCAGCCAGCCTCTGCTGCCAGGGCTTGAGCAGGGGATTGGGCTTGTCCGTGCGCTTTTTCCAGCGGTAGGAGGTGCTGGGCTGGTAGAAGGAACTTTTCAGGATTTTGTCCGGCATGGTGGACAGCCGGTCACCGTCCGACCCGTCGGAAACGACGTCCATTTCACTTTGAAGCCACAGCAGTTTTCTGCGGGTTTCCGGGTGGGTTATTTCCAGGATGGTTTCCGTATCGTAGAAGTTGTGGCGGTCCAGCAGCTTGGTCAGGGAGGCCAGGTTTTTGCGGATTTCCGTTTGTTTGCGGGCGTAGATCTGCCCGTAGTAGGGAGAGACGCGCGCGTGGCTGAACAGGGTGGACAGGTCCGGGAGGATGGCCTCCAGTTTGGGGTTGAGCTTCAGGATGTCTTCCTTTTTCGTCAGGGCTTGGGGCTGTTTGACGTTCAGGGTGAGCGTCATCTGGTAATTGCTTTTGGTTTTCTTGTCGCTGGAGGCCAGCGTGCCGGGCAGGAAGTTGGCCTGGGTTTTCAAGTTCAGGCCGCGGGCCAGCTCGTAAATGTTCGTGAGCGCTCCTGTGGACGGCCTGGTGGGCAGAACGGGCGGAAACGGCGGATACTGCACGGGGGGCAGGGCGATGGTGCGCTCCGGCGTCCAGGGAGACAGCAGGCGCACATCTTCCGTGGCCGTGCCGGGGCGTCCGGCAGTATCCGGGGCGGCCGTCTGCGTCTGGTCCGGCTGTTCCGGGGGCAGGGAAGTGTGGGGCGGGTAGGCGTCTGGGACATCTGTCGCCGGTTCCGGCTCTCCTTTCAGGGCGCGGATGATCTGGGCCGGATACGGCGTGAAGAGGGAAGCCGCCATGGCTGCCAGGCAGGCGCAGACCGTAAGCTTGAACCAGGTGATGCGGGTGATTCCGCGGCGGTGGGGTTTCATGGCGCGGGAGGGAGGGTTTCGGGTGGAGAAGGCTGGACTTTCCGGGGGCGTCTGCCCATGAAGAAGCGGATCAGCCCCAGGGGAGCCGCATTCAGCAGCAGGGCCGCCAAACGTATTTTCATGCCGGGGAAGACTCTGGCGCGTCCGCGGGACAGGGCGCGCAGGCTGTCGTTCACGACGGTTTCCGTGGGGGTGTCAAAGGCGTTTCTGCCCGGCATCATGTTGCCGGTGAAGCCGGGGCGGCGCGCCGCTTTCCCGAATCCCGTGGAGACGGGGCCGGGGCAAACGGCCAGGACTCGTATGCCGTGTTCCTTCAGTTCCAGCCGCAGGGCTTCCGACAGGCTGGAAACGTATGCCTTGGTGGCCGCATAAACGGCAAAGTCCGGGATGGGGAGCAGAGCCGCCAGGGAGCTGATGTTGATGATGTCCCCGCCGTTTCTTTTCAAGCCCGGTATCATGGCGTGGCACAGGCGCGTGAGGCTTTCCACGTTCAGGCGCAGCAGGGTGCGTATTCTGTCCCAGGAGCCTTCCGAGAATTCCCCGTAGTCTCCCGCTCCGGCGTTGTTGATCAGGAGGGTTTTTGCCGCAGGCAGTTCCAGAAGGCGCCCGGCCAGATTGTCCAGGGCGGATTCGTCCGCCAGGTCGCAGGGAAGGGCGGCGGCGCGCAGTCCGGGATGTTTTTCTTCCAGTTCGGCGGCAAGCTGTTGCAGCGCCTCTTTATTCCGGGCGACGAGAACCAGTTCCCCGGTGCAGGAAGCCAGCGTCCGGGCAAAGGCCTTCCCGAATCCGGACGATGCGCCCGTGATGATGATTCGTTCGTACTGTAGGCGTTGGTTCTGCATGATGGAGCCGGGTACCCCGTATCATGGTCAATCCGCTGCGGGACCGCAATGAAAAAGGGGACCGCTGGACGCAAAAAAACTTGAAGGAGTTGTTTTTCCGCCTTTCCG
This genomic stretch from Akkermansia biwaensis harbors:
- a CDS encoding phytoene/squalene synthase family protein, whose translation is MKGLHQLLSAVSRSFYLSMRFLPREMRPGVAVGYLLARATDTVADTVDMDLKERLALLKMMGAAVAGDASHEAAATCFGRLGVLSSVQKHRGEGELLARFPECLALLEALPPREQMLVRNVLSTIVEGQAWDLEYFAEHSSVTCPEQLEHYAYMVAGCVGEFWTRLGLLVLGGAFSTQPEEVLLRWGVHYGMGLQLVNILRDREEDFSRGRSYLPGDDAEPWLEKAELWLKEGVFYAESLHNGRLRFSTVLPAWLGLDTLDLLKQREIPSSRKVKVTRGRVYSRMWKAFLFSWKEAL
- a CDS encoding glycoside hydrolase family 75 protein, encoding MKPHRRGITRITWFKLTVCACLAAMAASLFTPYPAQIIRALKGEPEPATDVPDAYPPHTSLPPEQPDQTQTAAPDTAGRPGTATEDVRLLSPWTPERTIALPPVQYPPFPPVLPTRPSTGALTNIYELARGLNLKTQANFLPGTLASSDKKTKSNYQMTLTLNVKQPQALTKKEDILKLNPKLEAILPDLSTLFSHARVSPYYGQIYARKQTEIRKNLASLTKLLDRHNFYDTETILEITHPETRRKLLWLQSEMDVVSDGSDGDRLSTMPDKILKSSFYQPSTSYRWKKRTDKPNPLLKPWQQRLAAYKASLAKAPTAEKAALRSKIDHAERVIAELKRYSFLISEYDPFIVVPLGVVNQSSPFSPQFGDYAVVIVDGKLYPALVGDAGPRYKTGEGSLRLSREINPKSGPYSRPVSDLVVSYLIFPGTAEPEAGPPDYEKFTAKCRELLNDIGGMGDAFKLHQWEDLLAPKPPPVPAPSPSPSASGKEPETTAKDGKTAADKPSETPSSPSSPTPSATSSPAAP
- a CDS encoding SDR family NAD(P)-dependent oxidoreductase, with the translated sequence MQNQRLQYERIIITGASSGFGKAFARTLASCTGELVLVARNKEALQQLAAELEEKHPGLRAAALPCDLADESALDNLAGRLLELPAAKTLLINNAGAGDYGEFSEGSWDRIRTLLRLNVESLTRLCHAMIPGLKRNGGDIINISSLAALLPIPDFAVYAATKAYVSSLSEALRLELKEHGIRVLAVCPGPVSTGFGKAARRPGFTGNMMPGRNAFDTPTETVVNDSLRALSRGRARVFPGMKIRLAALLLNAAPLGLIRFFMGRRPRKVQPSPPETLPPAP